From Streptomyces asiaticus, one genomic window encodes:
- a CDS encoding STAS domain-containing protein, with protein sequence MTTSEAAVRERLTRALHERGEEIADRWVELQMEQALLDTDIGEAELREEADALIEALVPGLQSGVPVDRVVTSSPGLHEAVVGLSMRRARAGATPTATALAVLALKEALLKAVQRDTRDAEELFASAVFMNRLLDVAGALSFETYVEGREEIIRRQSQQLMEQSTPVVRLWRQVLAVPLIGTLDTARTQVVMENLLQAIQDHEALVAIIDITGVPTVDTAVAQHLMQTVNAVRLMGADCVISGVRPSIAQTIAQLGIDLSTILTRATLADALAAAIKLIDGPGPDGDEGDGR encoded by the coding sequence GTGACTACCAGCGAGGCCGCTGTGCGAGAGCGCCTGACCAGGGCGCTCCATGAACGCGGCGAGGAGATCGCCGATCGCTGGGTCGAGCTGCAGATGGAGCAGGCCCTGCTCGACACCGACATCGGGGAGGCCGAACTCCGCGAGGAGGCCGACGCCTTGATCGAGGCGCTGGTCCCGGGGCTCCAGAGCGGTGTGCCGGTGGACCGCGTGGTGACCTCCAGCCCGGGGCTGCACGAGGCCGTGGTCGGGCTTTCGATGCGCCGGGCGCGGGCCGGTGCCACCCCGACGGCGACCGCGCTCGCGGTGCTGGCGCTCAAGGAGGCGCTGCTGAAGGCGGTGCAGCGGGACACCCGGGATGCCGAGGAGCTGTTCGCCTCGGCCGTCTTCATGAACCGGCTGCTCGATGTGGCGGGGGCGCTGTCCTTCGAGACGTATGTGGAGGGCCGGGAGGAGATCATCCGCCGGCAGAGCCAGCAGCTGATGGAGCAGTCGACGCCGGTGGTGCGGCTGTGGCGGCAGGTGCTGGCCGTGCCGCTGATCGGCACGCTGGACACCGCCCGGACCCAGGTGGTGATGGAGAATCTGCTCCAGGCCATCCAGGACCATGAGGCGCTGGTCGCGATCATCGACATCACGGGTGTGCCGACGGTGGACACCGCCGTCGCCCAGCATCTGATGCAGACCGTGAACGCGGTGCGGCTGATGGGCGCGGACTGTGTGATCAGCGGGGTGCGCCCCTCGATCGCCCAGACCATCGCCCAGCTCGGCATCGATCTGTCCACCATCCTCACGCGGGCGACGCTGGCCGACGCGCTGGCCGCCGCGATCAAGCTGATCGACGGGCCGGGGCCCGACGGTGATGAAGGAGACGGTCGATGA
- a CDS encoding anti-sigma regulatory factor produces MALPGDSILASPGTKRSTRSDGRRPPAPASYPVRTEEDLLTVRHAVRAATVEVGFGLVDQTRVVTAASELARNAYVHGGGGTVTLEYPRDPRGRRGLRLIVKDEGPGIADLDVALTDGFTTGSGLGHGLGGARRLMDEFSVRTGPGEGTVVVATRWTVR; encoded by the coding sequence GTGGCACTCCCCGGTGATTCCATCCTCGCCTCCCCCGGGACCAAGAGGTCCACGCGGTCCGATGGCCGGCGCCCGCCCGCGCCGGCCTCGTACCCGGTGCGCACGGAGGAGGACCTGCTGACGGTCCGCCACGCGGTGCGCGCGGCCACCGTCGAGGTGGGCTTCGGCCTGGTGGACCAGACCCGTGTGGTCACGGCCGCCAGCGAACTCGCCCGTAACGCCTATGTCCACGGGGGCGGCGGCACGGTGACCCTGGAGTATCCGCGCGATCCCCGGGGGCGGCGGGGGCTGCGGCTGATCGTCAAGGACGAGGGGCCGGGGATCGCCGACCTCGACGTGGCGCTCACCGACGGCTTCACCACCGGCTCGGGCCTGGGCCACGGGCTGGGCGGCGCCCGGCGGCTGATGGACGAGTTCTCGGTGCGCACCGGCCCGGGTGAGGGCACGGTGGTGGTCGCCACTCGCTGGACGGTCCGGTGA
- the truA gene encoding tRNA pseudouridine(38-40) synthase TruA encodes MSDEAAPGFVRVRLDLSYDGKDFSGWAKQRERRTVQGELESALRTVTRSAETFELTVAGRTDAGVHARGQVAHVDLPEALWAEHRDKLLRRLAGRLPHDVRVWRVAEAPSGFNARFSAIWRRYAYRVTDHPGGVDPLLRGHVLWHDWPLDVDAMNAASIRLLGEHDFAAYCKKRDGATTIRTLQRLDWVRGADGVITATVRADAFCHNMVRSLVGALLFVGDGHRPPDWPAKVLSAGLRDSAVHVVRPHGLTLEEVGYPADDQLAARNRESRNKRSLPGATAIGSGCC; translated from the coding sequence GTGAGTGACGAGGCGGCGCCCGGTTTCGTACGGGTCCGGCTGGATCTGAGTTACGACGGCAAGGACTTCTCGGGCTGGGCCAAGCAGCGCGAGCGGCGCACCGTACAGGGCGAGCTGGAGAGCGCGCTGCGGACGGTGACGCGCTCCGCGGAGACCTTCGAGCTGACCGTCGCGGGCCGCACCGACGCGGGGGTCCACGCCCGCGGCCAGGTGGCGCACGTGGATCTGCCCGAGGCGCTGTGGGCCGAGCACCGGGACAAGCTGCTGCGGCGGCTGGCCGGCCGGCTGCCCCATGACGTACGGGTCTGGCGGGTCGCCGAGGCCCCGTCCGGGTTCAACGCCCGCTTCTCCGCGATCTGGCGGCGCTACGCCTACCGGGTCACCGACCACCCCGGCGGGGTCGATCCGCTGCTGCGCGGCCATGTGCTGTGGCACGACTGGCCGTTGGACGTGGACGCCATGAACGCGGCCTCGATACGGCTCCTGGGCGAGCACGACTTCGCCGCGTACTGCAAGAAGCGCGACGGCGCCACCACCATCCGCACCCTCCAGCGGCTGGACTGGGTGCGCGGGGCGGACGGCGTGATCACGGCCACGGTGCGGGCGGACGCCTTCTGCCACAACATGGTGCGCTCGCTGGTGGGCGCGCTGCTCTTCGTCGGCGACGGGCACCGTCCCCCGGACTGGCCCGCCAAGGTGCTCTCGGCCGGGCTGCGCGACTCCGCCGTCCATGTCGTACGCCCCCATGGCCTGACCCTGGAGGAGGTCGGCTACCCGGCCGACGACCAACTCGCGGCCCGTAACCGCGAGTCCCGCAACAAGCGCTCCCTGCCCGGCGCGACGGCGATCGGTTCCGGCTGCTGCTGA
- a CDS encoding DNA-directed RNA polymerase subunit alpha, whose translation MLIAQRPSLTEEVVDEFRSRFVIEPLEPGFGYTLGNSLRRTLLSSIPGAAVTSIRIDGVLHEFTTVPGVKEDVTDLILNIKQLVVSSEHDEPVVMYLRKQGPGLVTAADIAPPAGVEVHNPDLVLATLNGKGKLEMELTVERGRGYVSAVQNKQVGQEIGRIPVDSIYSPVLKVTYKVEATRVEQRTDFDKLIVDVETKQAMRPRDAMASAGKTLVELFGLARELNVDAEGIDMGPSPTDAALAADLALPIEELELTVRSYNCLKREGIHSVGELVARSEADLLDIRNFGAKSIDEVKAKLAGMGLALKDSPPGFDPTAAADAFGADDDADAGFVETEQY comes from the coding sequence ATGCTGATCGCTCAGCGTCCCTCGTTGACCGAAGAGGTCGTCGACGAGTTCCGCTCCCGGTTCGTGATCGAGCCGCTGGAGCCGGGCTTCGGCTACACCCTCGGAAACTCCCTGCGTCGTACGCTCCTCTCCTCGATCCCCGGTGCGGCGGTCACGTCCATCCGGATCGACGGGGTCCTGCACGAGTTCACCACCGTGCCGGGCGTCAAGGAGGACGTCACCGACCTGATCCTCAACATCAAGCAGCTGGTCGTCTCCTCGGAGCACGACGAGCCGGTCGTGATGTACCTGCGCAAGCAGGGCCCGGGTCTGGTCACCGCCGCCGACATCGCGCCGCCGGCCGGTGTCGAGGTGCACAACCCCGACCTGGTCCTGGCCACGCTGAACGGCAAGGGCAAGCTGGAGATGGAGCTGACCGTCGAGCGCGGTCGCGGCTATGTCTCCGCCGTGCAGAACAAGCAGGTCGGCCAGGAGATCGGCCGGATCCCGGTCGACTCGATCTACTCGCCGGTGCTCAAGGTCACCTACAAGGTCGAGGCGACCCGTGTCGAGCAGCGCACCGACTTCGACAAGCTGATCGTCGACGTCGAGACCAAGCAGGCCATGCGGCCGCGTGACGCCATGGCGTCGGCCGGTAAGACCCTGGTCGAGCTGTTCGGCCTGGCCCGCGAGCTGAACGTGGACGCCGAGGGCATCGACATGGGCCCGTCCCCGACGGACGCCGCCCTCGCCGCCGACCTGGCGCTGCCGATCGAGGAGCTCGAGCTCACCGTTCGTTCGTACAACTGCCTCAAGCGCGAGGGCATCCACTCCGTGGGTGAGCTCGTGGCGCGGTCCGAGGCGGACCTGCTCGACATCCGGAACTTCGGCGCCAAGTCGATCGACGAGGTCAAGGCGAAGCTGGCCGGTATGGGCCTCGCGCTCAAGGACAGCCCGCCCGGATTCGACCCGACCGCCGCGGCGGACGCCTTCGGCGCCGACGACGACGCGGACGCCGGTTTCGTCGAGACCGAGCAGTACTAG
- a CDS encoding SpoIIE family protein phosphatase has translation MTDTFTAPTVEVRVDHHSAVHLAAEAARGVARECELPGALPDQAAVIASELATNLDKHASDGTLYVQPLPLGHGVEILTADRGPGMHDPERCLADGYTTSGTLGVGLGAVKRMATHFQMRSADGSHAGTWACARLTAPGEQRPEWQGVGAVCLPAEGEEGCGDARAIVDTDSARTAVVLDGLGHGQLAAEAAQAALRTFHADPDRPLPEVLTRMNRALRHTRGAAVGVLRLYAEHADYCGIGNIRALALTHDRVRHRLIGQPGIVGWGMPTPRVHDFPLPQGGTAVLHSDGIDARWSLDPPPSVLRLPPPLLSAALAHGHRRVRDDATVLAARSPLRLP, from the coding sequence GTGACCGATACCTTCACGGCGCCCACCGTCGAGGTGCGCGTCGACCACCACAGCGCCGTGCATCTGGCCGCCGAGGCGGCGCGTGGGGTGGCCCGGGAGTGCGAGCTGCCGGGGGCACTGCCCGACCAGGCGGCGGTGATCGCCTCGGAGCTGGCGACCAACCTGGACAAGCACGCCAGCGACGGCACGCTCTACGTCCAGCCACTGCCGCTGGGCCACGGGGTGGAGATCCTCACCGCCGACCGCGGCCCCGGTATGCACGACCCCGAGCGCTGTCTGGCGGACGGCTACACCACGTCCGGAACGCTGGGGGTCGGGCTCGGCGCCGTCAAGCGGATGGCGACCCACTTCCAGATGCGCAGCGCCGACGGCAGCCACGCGGGCACCTGGGCCTGCGCCCGGCTCACCGCGCCGGGCGAGCAGCGGCCGGAGTGGCAGGGGGTGGGCGCGGTCTGTCTGCCCGCAGAGGGGGAGGAGGGCTGTGGCGACGCCCGCGCGATCGTCGACACGGACTCCGCCCGCACCGCGGTCGTCCTGGACGGTCTCGGCCACGGCCAGCTGGCCGCCGAGGCGGCCCAGGCGGCGCTGCGGACCTTCCACGCCGACCCCGACCGGCCGCTGCCGGAGGTGCTCACCCGGATGAACCGGGCTCTGCGGCACACCCGGGGGGCCGCCGTGGGCGTGCTGCGGCTGTACGCCGAACACGCCGACTACTGCGGTATCGGCAACATCCGCGCCCTCGCCCTGACCCACGACAGGGTCCGGCACCGGCTGATCGGGCAGCCCGGTATCGTCGGCTGGGGAATGCCCACCCCCCGCGTCCACGACTTCCCGCTGCCCCAGGGCGGTACGGCGGTGCTGCACAGCGACGGCATCGACGCCCGCTGGTCGCTCGACCCGCCCCCGTCCGTGCTCCGCCTCCCGCCGCCCCTGTTGTCCGCCGCACTCGCCCATGGCCATCGCCGCGTCCGCGACGACGCCACGGTGCTCGCGGCCAGGTCCCCCTTAAGGCTTCCATGA
- the rplQ gene encoding 50S ribosomal protein L17, whose product MPKPTKGARLGGSAAHERLLLANLATALFEHGRITTTEAKARRLRPVAEKLVTKAKKGDLHNRRLVLQTIRDKSVVHTLFTEIGPRYENRPGGYTRITKIGNRRGDNAPMAVIELVEALTVQQEAVGEAEAATKRTAKDAAGDQAAADLKKETPAAEATEAPAEAEAEESKDA is encoded by the coding sequence ATGCCGAAGCCCACCAAGGGCGCCCGTCTGGGCGGCAGCGCTGCGCACGAGCGGCTCCTGCTGGCGAACCTCGCCACCGCGCTGTTCGAGCACGGCCGGATCACCACCACCGAGGCAAAGGCCCGCCGCCTGCGCCCGGTCGCGGAGAAGCTGGTCACCAAGGCGAAGAAGGGCGACCTTCACAACCGCCGTCTGGTGCTCCAGACCATCCGTGACAAGAGCGTCGTGCACACTCTCTTCACCGAGATCGGGCCGCGCTACGAGAACCGGCCGGGTGGCTACACCCGCATCACCAAGATCGGTAACCGTCGTGGCGACAACGCCCCGATGGCGGTCATCGAGCTGGTCGAGGCGCTGACCGTGCAGCAGGAGGCGGTCGGCGAGGCCGAGGCCGCCACCAAGCGGACCGCCAAGGACGCTGCCGGTGACCAGGCCGCCGCGGACCTCAAGAAGGAGACCCCGGCTGCCGAGGCCACCGAGGCTCCGGCCGAGGCCGAGGCCGAGGAGTCGAAGGACGCCTGA
- a CDS encoding glycosyltransferase family 4 protein produces MKISFLLHNAYGIGGTIRSTFNVAGALAAHHTVEIVSLIRTIDTPNLPLHPAVRLSPLIDLRPHEDRPHAGRRAADLGHPLLTRPSAHIPAAEAKGTTNFNALTDERVAEYLDRTDADVVIATRPGLVIYLAALGRSGRFLRIGQEHRLHGTHRAEIRAACDAAIPHLDAYTSVSEADAATHRAHLPGVTTRLTALPNGVPATGIEPSDGRAKLVVAAGRLIPVKRYDLLVAAWEKVAAKHPDWRLRIYGRGPQLPSLRRQIDELGLADHITLMGAYSPIETEWAKGAIAAVTSREESFGMTIVEAMHCGVPVVATDCPHGPGEIITDGRDGLLVPVGDADGIAKGLLTLIEDDELRRSMGAAARIAAQRYAPERVAASYERLIEELHTARGAAAPAHRRRVAAPLLARSAGAPLTGTLKGAVKQLIRKPLRPVASCRVTAEGNLAVLLEPAGLHGGGLELTVTRRKSDEPPFHVPLLPPVGGAPSAPWTATLDRATLDLDEGRWDLHVVRPSDGVRRRVGCRFAEGRGLLDLEPLPGSPFTWWIPYPTVDGYLALRAWRRPAHAEARVIRLDAEGIAVEGTLHGARFGPDAAPTAVATPSKGPARPFLTGVTALDGGRFRFTVPYERIREARDGEGDAAGWTLTLHKSARGGTPIRVGRIVGDIVDRDKTDLFPITHGVRPHLTRTGDLAIISVTTGN; encoded by the coding sequence ATGAAGATTTCTTTCCTGCTCCACAACGCCTATGGCATCGGCGGAACCATCCGGTCGACCTTCAATGTGGCCGGGGCGCTCGCCGCCCACCACACCGTGGAGATCGTCTCCCTGATCCGCACCATCGACACCCCGAACCTCCCCCTGCACCCCGCCGTGCGGCTCAGCCCCCTGATCGATCTGCGCCCCCACGAGGACCGGCCCCACGCCGGGCGCCGCGCCGCCGACCTCGGCCATCCGCTGCTGACCCGGCCCAGCGCCCACATCCCCGCCGCCGAGGCCAAGGGCACCACCAACTTCAACGCGCTCACCGACGAACGCGTCGCCGAGTACCTCGACCGCACCGACGCCGATGTCGTCATCGCCACCCGCCCCGGACTGGTCATCTACCTCGCCGCGCTCGGCCGATCCGGCCGCTTTCTGCGGATCGGCCAGGAGCACCGCCTCCACGGCACCCACCGCGCCGAGATCCGCGCCGCCTGCGACGCCGCGATCCCCCACCTCGACGCGTACACCTCCGTCTCCGAGGCCGACGCGGCCACCCACCGGGCCCATCTCCCCGGTGTCACCACCCGGCTGACCGCCCTGCCCAACGGGGTGCCCGCCACCGGGATCGAGCCCTCCGACGGCCGCGCCAAACTCGTCGTGGCCGCGGGCCGGCTGATCCCCGTCAAGCGCTACGACCTGCTGGTGGCCGCCTGGGAAAAGGTGGCCGCCAAACACCCCGACTGGCGGTTGCGCATCTACGGCCGCGGCCCCCAACTCCCCTCCCTGCGCCGCCAGATCGACGAGCTCGGGCTGGCCGATCACATCACCCTGATGGGCGCCTACTCCCCCATCGAGACCGAGTGGGCCAAGGGCGCGATCGCCGCCGTCACCTCCCGCGAGGAGTCGTTCGGCATGACGATCGTCGAGGCGATGCACTGCGGGGTGCCCGTGGTCGCCACCGACTGCCCGCACGGTCCGGGCGAGATCATCACCGATGGCCGGGACGGACTGCTGGTGCCGGTCGGCGACGCGGACGGGATCGCCAAGGGGCTGCTGACCCTGATCGAGGACGACGAACTGCGCCGCTCGATGGGCGCGGCGGCCCGGATCGCGGCGCAGCGATACGCACCCGAGCGCGTGGCGGCCAGTTACGAGCGACTGATCGAGGAGCTCCACACCGCCCGCGGCGCCGCGGCCCCGGCCCACCGGCGCCGGGTGGCCGCGCCCTTGCTGGCCCGGTCGGCCGGAGCGCCGCTGACCGGCACCCTCAAGGGCGCGGTCAAGCAGCTGATCCGCAAACCCCTGCGGCCCGTCGCGTCCTGCCGGGTCACCGCCGAGGGCAATCTGGCGGTGCTGCTGGAGCCCGCCGGTCTGCACGGCGGCGGGCTCGAACTGACCGTCACCCGCCGCAAGAGCGACGAGCCCCCGTTCCACGTACCGCTGCTGCCCCCGGTCGGCGGCGCGCCGTCCGCGCCCTGGACGGCCACGCTCGACCGGGCGACGCTCGACCTCGACGAGGGCCGCTGGGATCTGCATGTGGTCCGCCCCTCCGACGGGGTGCGCCGCCGGGTCGGCTGCCGCTTCGCCGAGGGGCGCGGGCTGCTGGACCTGGAGCCGCTGCCCGGCTCCCCGTTCACCTGGTGGATCCCGTACCCCACCGTCGACGGCTATCTCGCGCTGCGCGCCTGGCGGCGCCCGGCCCACGCCGAGGCCCGGGTGATCCGCCTGGACGCCGAGGGGATCGCCGTCGAAGGGACCCTGCACGGGGCGCGGTTCGGGCCCGACGCCGCGCCGACCGCGGTGGCCACCCCGTCCAAGGGCCCGGCCCGCCCGTTTCTCACCGGGGTCACGGCGCTCGACGGCGGACGGTTCCGCTTCACCGTCCCGTACGAGCGGATCCGGGAGGCCCGTGACGGCGAAGGGGACGCCGCCGGCTGGACCCTGACGCTCCATAAGTCAGCCCGGGGCGGGACCCCGATCCGGGTCGGACGCATCGTCGGCGACATCGTGGACCGCGACAAAACGGACCTCTTTCCGATCACTCACGGTGTTCGCCCCCACCTCACCCGCACCGGTGACCTCGCCATCATCTCCGTCACCACAGGGAATTGA
- a CDS encoding PP2C family protein-serine/threonine phosphatase has translation MTTRNLTCATTAGLSRAVRALAREHALDPAVRARLVLSAAEAAGAALRAGRETGLTWAYDPAEGLLTVGLRTPGDTGPVAGDLPMAPDEVTEGEVVWRLPASPPSDAAGEAPGEDALAAEELRAVVAAADALTSEHRRLKDELAETNSGVLALYVQLDERDKQLRTAHGQTLRELEDALRPAPIKADGLELAVHYEPAGTDAPTGGDLYDWFVLPDGTVHITIVDALGHGVTSTRSALNVTHAVRTLALEGHRLESIVGRTDEILRPFDRSVMATVQLARIDPASGELWLANGSHPPALLLRRDGTARYLEARGRGIGFPLPGSETPLTERLAPGDLLLLYTDGLTESRRDPIEGEKRLIEAAHKHLRSPTEEVPGAIAEDMHTVILHPDDTLALAVRLTGQ, from the coding sequence ATGACGACGAGGAACCTCACCTGCGCCACGACGGCGGGGCTCAGTCGGGCCGTTCGGGCGCTGGCCCGGGAGCACGCCCTGGACCCCGCGGTCCGGGCGCGCCTTGTGCTGTCCGCCGCCGAGGCCGCCGGGGCGGCGCTGCGGGCCGGGCGGGAGACGGGCCTCACATGGGCGTACGACCCGGCCGAGGGGCTGCTCACGGTGGGCTTGCGGACCCCGGGCGATACCGGTCCGGTGGCGGGGGACCTCCCGATGGCCCCCGACGAGGTGACCGAGGGCGAGGTGGTCTGGCGCCTCCCGGCGTCACCCCCATCCGACGCCGCGGGCGAGGCGCCCGGCGAGGACGCCCTGGCCGCGGAGGAGCTGCGCGCGGTCGTGGCCGCCGCCGACGCCCTCACCTCCGAGCACCGCCGGCTCAAGGACGAACTCGCGGAGACCAACAGCGGGGTGCTCGCCCTCTACGTCCAGCTCGACGAGCGGGACAAGCAGTTGCGCACCGCGCACGGCCAGACCCTGCGGGAGCTGGAGGACGCGCTGCGCCCGGCGCCCATCAAGGCCGACGGTCTCGAACTCGCCGTGCACTACGAACCGGCCGGCACCGACGCGCCGACCGGCGGGGATCTGTACGACTGGTTCGTGCTGCCCGACGGCACCGTCCACATCACCATCGTGGACGCCCTGGGCCATGGGGTGACCAGTACGCGCAGCGCGCTCAACGTCACCCACGCGGTGCGCACCCTGGCCCTGGAGGGCCACCGGCTCGAGTCGATCGTGGGCCGCACCGACGAGATCCTGCGCCCCTTCGACCGATCCGTGATGGCCACCGTGCAGCTCGCCCGGATCGATCCGGCCTCCGGTGAGCTGTGGCTGGCCAATGGGAGCCATCCGCCGGCGCTGCTGCTGCGCCGCGACGGGACGGCCCGGTATCTGGAGGCCCGGGGGCGGGGGATCGGCTTTCCGCTGCCCGGCAGCGAGACCCCGCTGACCGAGCGGCTGGCCCCCGGGGACCTCCTCCTGCTCTACACCGACGGTCTCACCGAGAGCCGCCGGGACCCGATCGAGGGCGAGAAGCGCCTGATCGAGGCCGCGCACAAGCATCTGCGGAGCCCGACGGAGGAGGTCCCCGGCGCCATCGCGGAGGATATGCACACGGTGATCCTGCATCCGGATGACACCCTCGCGCTGGCGGTGCGGCTCACCGGTCAGTGA
- a CDS encoding STAS domain-containing protein has product MTGHRSPGVPILRLGDVLVTGLLNELDDRTAIAFTEELTERISAEGARGVLIDISRLEVIDSFVARTLMELTTVARLLGARVIVAGMRPPVAITLVELGIELVGVETALNPEQGLAALGWRQAPQPLEGARRGTPR; this is encoded by the coding sequence ATGACCGGTCATCGCTCGCCCGGCGTTCCGATTCTGCGACTGGGCGACGTCCTGGTCACCGGCCTGCTCAATGAGCTCGACGACCGGACCGCCATCGCCTTCACCGAGGAGCTGACCGAGCGGATCTCGGCCGAGGGCGCCCGCGGGGTGCTCATCGACATCTCCCGGCTGGAGGTCATCGACTCCTTCGTGGCCCGGACGCTGATGGAGCTGACCACGGTGGCCCGGCTGCTGGGGGCGCGGGTGATCGTGGCCGGGATGCGACCGCCGGTGGCGATCACCCTGGTGGAGCTGGGGATCGAGCTCGTCGGCGTGGAGACCGCACTCAATCCGGAGCAGGGCTTGGCCGCGCTGGGGTGGCGACAGGCCCCACAGCCCCTGGAAGGGGCCCGACGTGGCACTCCCCGGTGA